The genome window CCTGCGCGTCGGTTCAGGCCGCATGCCCCTACCCGTTCCGGCTGAGCGGCAAGATCGACCAGCCATGGAAACAGGTAACCAATTCGGCGTGGAACAAGATGTTGCCGCCGCAATGGACCGACAACGGCTTCCATTTCTACAGCCGGGTCCGCGATCGCGGTCCGGCCGATGGCATCAACACGCCGTCGGATCTGGAGTCGGAAATCCTAAAGAAAGTCAGCGAAGGCCCCGAGGGCACACCCAATCGCTGGCAGATCCTGCTGCCGCTGGTCAATTCGAAGGGCGCGAATCTGCGCGTCATCTACGACTACGATGGCGGCAAGACCTCCAAATGCCAGTTGGTCACGCTGAGCTACTGAGTCCAACCGGCATCAGTGCGGCCCGGAAAGCACCGGGCCGCTCTGATGCTGCAGAGCTGTAGCGCATGGCGCCTCGGCGCCCTCTTCAGGCGACAGCCGCCTACTGCTTCGCTGCCGCCGGCGCCGCCTGCGCACCACCCAACGACTTGCTCAGGAACGCCAGCAGCCGGGTGTAGAACTCGCGGCGATGCTCCTCGGTGTAGAAGCCGTGGCCTTCGGTCGGGACATACAGTGTTTCCACCGGCACACCGGCCTTCTTCAGTGCGGCTTCCATCTTCTTGGAGTGCTGGATGGGCGCGCGCTCGTCCTCGCCGCCAGCCGCCAGGAACACCGGCACCTTGATCTTGTCGGCGAGATTCACCGGCGACACCACGGCCAGCTCGCTGGGAGAGCCCACCCATTCGCTCAGGTAGGTCTTGCCTGAATCGCGCTGCTGAGTATCGCCTTTGACGTACAGCATTGGTAGATCGTAAACACCCACATAACCAGCGGCGCAGCGATACAGCGACGGTTCCTTGGCAACGCCCATCAACGATGCATAGGCGCCATAGCTGGCACCGTACATGCAGATGCGCTGCGGGTCGGCGATCCCCTGGTCGATCGCCCAGCGCGTGGCGTCGGTGACGTCGTCCTGCATCTTGCCGCCCCACTGGCCAGCGCCCGCCTGCTTGAACGCACGCCCGTAATTGCCCGAGCCGCGATAATTGACCTGCAGCACCGCGTAACCGGCACTGGCCAGGATCTGCGCATCCTCATCGAACATGCCCTTGTCGGACTCGCCGAACGGACCGCCGTGCGGCATCACCACCATCGGCACCTTGCCGGACTTGGCCGCCGCCGGCAGCGTCACGAAGCCGTGCAGCGCAAGACCATCACGCGCCTGCAACGCAATCGGCCGCACTTCCGCCAGCTTCGGCGGCTGCAGCGCGGCACGGCGTGCGAACACGAAATCGGCCTTCTTGGCGACGGTGTCGAACAGGTAGAACTCGCCTGGGTTACGACCGGACTGCACGTTGACCAAGTTGAGCCGGCCGTCGCGGGTGCTGGAGGTGACGTAGACCGCCTGTCCCGGGAATGCCGCTTCCAGCGAACGCTGGGTCTTGGCTTCGGGCGAGGCGCTATCGAAGAACAGGCTGCGCGGCGTGTCGCCCAGCACCTGGACACCCACCGGGACGCGGGTGCCATGGCGATAGATGATCGCGTAGGGATCGGCCAGGGCATCGCGCGCCACCACCTTGCGTTCCCCGTTGTCCACATTCCAGGACTCGATCACGTCGCTGCCCTTGGCCTGCTGGACCCGCAGGTAAGCGACATGCCCGTCCTCGGAGAACCCGATCGGCGCCTCCACGTGGTGACTGACGTTTTCGTCGTTGACCAGCTTCCAGTCGCTGCCCTGCGTATCGCGATAGAACAGCTTCTTGGCGTTGTCCGCATCCGCCCCCAAGGCGAAGCGCACCTTGCCTTGCTCATCGCTGTAGAAATGGGCACCGCGCACCTTGGGCGAACCGGCCAGCAACCGCCGGCGGCCGCTATAGACGTCCATGATCTCGGTGCGGCTGTAAGGGTCCTGGCTGGTGCTGAACGGCTCCGCCTGGATGATGACGTTGCGGTCGTCGCCGGGCAGCAGGCCAACGAAATACGCGGCAACTTTTTCCACTTTCTTGGTCTGGATCAGCGTGCCCGGCCCGTTGCCGGTGACGCGCTGGCCCACCAACAGCTCCGCCGCCCCGCCGTCGGCGTTGATCGCGAACAGTTCTCCGGTCCCCCACGGCTCATCCCGCTGCCCAATCTTCTGGACCATGTTGAACAGCACGCGCGTGTCGTTGACCCACACGAAATCGGAGACGTGCGTGTTCTTCTCCATCGAGAAGCTGCCGACGATCTTGTTGTCGGAACGGCGCATGATCGCCAGCGCGGTCCGATCCTCCAGCGGCACCGTCGCCGCGTAATACTCGCCGGTCGGCGACAGCTTCAATGTTTCGACCTGCTCCTTGACCAGATAAGGCGCCAGATCCACCTGCGCCCATGCATTCCCCGCTCCCAGCAGACACAACAATGCGACTGCGCGCAGCCCCTTCTTCATTCCTTGCTCCCCTGTTTCCTAGTGGCGTGACGTACGCGTGAAGTGTAATCCGTCACAGCCGGCGGCGCTGCGACTTCCGGCACCGCGCACGTGGGCCGCGCAGATGGCATTGCGCGCAACAACGGGCCACGATCGCCGCTGCCTGCCGAAAACGAAAAGGGCGACCTTACGGCCGCCCTCCCCTTGCCACCGCCTGCGTTGGATCAGAACGCGACGCGCAGGCCACCAGTGATGCCGTACGCCGAGCGGTTCTTTCCGACTTCCGCGTTCAGGCCGACGTAGACATAGGTGCTCTGGGCCAGCCTTACCGTGCCATTGGCGTTCAACTGCACGAAGCCGCGGCCGATCTCGGGCGCCGCCGTCTCGAAGCGCTGGCCGGCCAGGGTGTTGTGCACCGTCGGATCCAGCAGGTCGCCGGTGTCGGCGCCCACCGCGACACCAGCACGCCAGGTCTGCTCGGCGGCGAGCGGATCGGCATCCTTCGAACCCAACGCCACGCCCGCGAGGATCCGTGTGCCGGTCTGCGACAGGGCGTCGAGCGAAAGCGCCGCCAGCGAACCGCCGCGCTCGCTGGTCGCGTCGCGCTCGACCTTCTGCCAGATCACGCTGGCATAGGGCTCCACGCGGTTACCCGCCGCCGTCTGGATCGGGAAACGCATGCCGGTCGAAGCCATCAGGTCCTTGCCCGATGTCCGGCTTTCGATCGATGCGCCGCCCAGCGGATCGGCACGGTGCGTCAGCCAATCCGTGGAGCCGTAGGCGACGATGCCATCCAGCACGACACGACCCGCCTGCTGCTGCGCGTAGAGCATGCCCGCGTTGCCGCGGACATTGCCACGGCCGCCGTGCGACATCACGCTGGTGTCGTGGTGACTGGCGCCCACGCCGACGACAGTCCCGCCATCCGCATACAGATCGATGCCGGCGCTGGTGCGGTCGGTTCCGGTATCGAAGCCCGAGCCCTGTCCGTCGGCGACGGTGCGGTTGCCGTCGCGGGTCACATTGGCCCAGGCCTGGTGCCCGGCCGCGGCCTGCGCATCGGTGCCGAGATGATCGGCGACGTCGCGCTGGATGCCGAGGCCCGCCACGCGCGCGGCAGCGGCCTGATCGGCATGCACTTCGCCGCCGAGACTGGCGACCATCGGCGCGACTTGCGTCGCGCCCAACGACGACACCGCATACAGCAGTCCGCTCTGGGCAGCGGTGGCCGATCCGGCCACTTGCGCGTTCAGGGTGCTGTCGAGCGCACCGGCGACGTTGAGGGCGTTGCGGTTCGCGGCGTCGCCCAGCAAGGGCGCATAGGACAACGGCGCGACGCGCAGATCGATGCTATTGCCATTGTTGACACCATAGAAGGCGACGAAACGCGCATTGGTCGGCAGACCATCGGACGGAGCGATCGAGCTGAAGCGACCGACGACGCCGCCATCGGCGGTGACGATGCGGAAGGTCGTGCCCAGAACCGGCGTATAGGTATTGCTTGCGCTGCCGGTCATGCCGCGCAACAAGGGCTGCAACACGCCGTTGGCGAAGAAGCGATGCCCGGCGCCGACTACCAGGAGACGCGAATAGTTGCCGACACCATGCGCGGTTCCCAGACCGTCGATGTCCATCTGCATGGTACTGGCGGCGCTCATCCTCACATCGCCGCTGACGACGAGCGTACCGGGCGAGGCACCCGGCGCCAGCTTGCCATCGACGGTCACCGGGCCGCTGATCGCCCCAATGCCACGCAGCGTCGCGCCTTGGTTGACCTGCACGAAGCTGCTCGCCAGCACACCGTTCGCCGCGAGCATGCCCTCCGCCACGCAGGTTCCGCTGCCCAGGATCGCGTTA of Xanthomonas sacchari contains these proteins:
- a CDS encoding alpha/beta hydrolase family protein — translated: MEKNTHVSDFVWVNDTRVLFNMVQKIGQRDEPWGTGELFAINADGGAAELLVGQRVTGNGPGTLIQTKKVEKVAAYFVGLLPGDDRNVIIQAEPFSTSQDPYSRTEIMDVYSGRRRLLAGSPKVRGAHFYSDEQGKVRFALGADADNAKKLFYRDTQGSDWKLVNDENVSHHVEAPIGFSEDGHVAYLRVQQAKGSDVIESWNVDNGERKVVARDALADPYAIIYRHGTRVPVGVQVLGDTPRSLFFDSASPEAKTQRSLEAAFPGQAVYVTSSTRDGRLNLVNVQSGRNPGEFYLFDTVAKKADFVFARRAALQPPKLAEVRPIALQARDGLALHGFVTLPAAAKSGKVPMVVMPHGGPFGESDKGMFDEDAQILASAGYAVLQVNYRGSGNYGRAFKQAGAGQWGGKMQDDVTDATRWAIDQGIADPQRICMYGASYGAYASLMGVAKEPSLYRCAAGYVGVYDLPMLYVKGDTQQRDSGKTYLSEWVGSPSELAVVSPVNLADKIKVPVFLAAGGEDERAPIQHSKKMEAALKKAGVPVETLYVPTEGHGFYTEEHRREFYTRLLAFLSKSLGGAQAAPAAAKQ